GAAATCAACGGAATCCAATTGGAGCTTAGAATGGCCATAGAACCCTGGAACGTCTTGGGCGAGGAAATGTCCGGTAGGGGAACGGCAAGGTATGTGGATTCCTCCTTGGAAAGGGTTCAGGTAAAATTGAAAAATTTCACCGAGGAGCGGTATACCTTAACTTGTAATGGGGTCAAAGTGGAATTGAGTTCTACGGGAACCAAAGGGGAATATGTGGCAGGTGTCCGGTTCAAGGCTTGGGAACCTTGGTCCGCACTTCACCCAACAATTGGGGTAGATACACCGTTGGTATTTGATATTGTGGATGATTGGAACAAAAAGTCCATTGGGGGTTGCACTTATTTTGTATCACATCCTGGAGGACGTTCCTATGATACCTATCCCGTCAACAGCTATGAGGCCGAATCTAGACGAATAAACCGTTTCTGGGAGTTTGGACATACCCAAGGTGAAGTGACACCGATGGAATTGGCACCTTCAACAAATTTTGCAGGTAGAACGGTACAACCAAAGGTAGCTTCCAATACATTTGTATATAAAGAGATACCTATAAATCCGGAATATCCTCATGTGACGGATTTAAGAAAGAAGTAATTAGAATAAATCAATGTCCACAACCACGAAGACGAGCTGGTTAAATAGCTACTCCACAACACTAGGCAATGATGAGGTGTTCAATCCCAATAATGAAGTAAAGGGGTATTGGAAGAAACTGTTTTCAGGTTTTGACAAGTTGGGAGAAAACGGCCTTTCCGGACGCCAAAAGGATATCGATTGGTTGCTTTTGGAAAATGGTGTCACTTACAATGTATACAACGACCCACAGGGAATGCATCGTCCTTGGAACCTAAACGTGGTTCCCTTGATCATGCACCAGAATGAATGGCAAAATGTGGAAGCCGGATTAAAACAACGGGCCGAGTTATTGAATTTGGTTCTTAAGGATGTATATAGTGAGCGTAGACTGATAAAGGACGGTATTATTCCGCATGAAGTCATTTACGGCCATAGAGGATTTTTACGGCAATGTTCTGGTATTGAATATACTACGGAAAAGCTTCTCTCGATATATGCTGCTGATCTGGCCAGGGGTACGGATGGCAGATTATGGGTGGTAAACGATAGGACCGAAGCCCCGTCAGGTATGGGCTATGCCTTGGAAAACCGATCTACTACCAGTAGGACACTTCCTGAAATGTACTCCAAGATGAACGTTTCACGTTTATCGGTTTTCTTCAGGGATTTTCATCAAATGTTGATTGATAGCTCCCCGATCAAAAGGGATAATCCCAATATTGTCATATTGACACCGGGCTCACATAACGAAACCTATTTTGAACACGCTTTTATGGCTTCGTTCTTAGGATATCCCTTGGTGCAAGGAAACGATTTGGTGGTTCGTGACGGATTTCTTTGGATGAAATCTTTGCAAGGACTAAAGCGAATTGATGTGGTTTTGCGTAGGGTAGATGATGCCTTTTCAGACCCTTTGGAACTTAGGGAGGATTCCCACTTGGGCGTTGCGGGTCTTTTGGATGTAGTCCGAAGAAAAAATGTTTCGGTCATTAATCCAGTGGGGAGTGGGGTTATAGAAAATCCCGGTTTGATACCTTTTATGCCAGCCATAGCAAGGTATTTTTTAAACGAGGAATTGATCTTGCCCCAGATTGCATCTTGGTGGTGCGGTCAGGAAAAGGAAAAGAATTATGTACTGAACAACCTCTCCAATTTGGTCATCAAACGTATCGATAGAACCAATAGGGAAAGTATATATTTCGGTAAGTTTTTAAGTTTGGCCGAACTGGATTCCCTGAAAGAAAAAATAAAGGAAAGACCCTATAGGTTCGTTGCCCAGGAGCAAATCAATTTTTCCACAGCACCCAATTTATTAGGAAGTACGTTGACACCTAGAAATGTGGTTACACGGGCATTCTCCATAGCTTCTGGAAATCATTATAGTGTGATGCCGGGCGGACTCGTGAGGGTGGCCCCGGATAGTAAAACGGTTCGGGTTTCCAATCAAAGAGGAGGGACCAGTAAGGATTTTTGGGTCGTTGAAAATCAGCCTGTAAAAGAGGATAAAAATAGGAACTGGGAACAAAAATCGTCGATAGCTATATCCGGCTTGGACGATCTACCCAGCCTAACGGCAGAAAATCTCTTTTGGGCGGGACGCTACGTAGGCAGGACGCTTGTGAATGCGAGGTTTATTCGCACAGTAATGCGTCAGCTGGCCATGGCCCAGAATATGGACACCAAACCGGACTCCGTAAAGCTTCAAGTTCTTTTAAAAGCGGTTACCCACCTTACGGGTACATATCCAGGCTTTTCGGAAAAGGCAAAGGAAGGTAAACCCGCAATGGAAAACCCATATGAAGAAATGCTTTCTGTAATACGGGACAAAGATCGGGTAGGTAGTTTGGCCCATACCATAGGCATGTTCAGTAATTCGTACTACTCCATTCGAAATCTTTGGTCTTCGGATATGTGGCGGGTTTTTGAAAACATTCAAAAATTATGGCAGAATTTCCAGGATGAGGAAAATCCGTCCATATTGAAAATATTAAAGGTCCTCAATCAATTAATAACCCGGTTAATTGCCTTCATGGGGCTCATTGAGGAAAGTATCATGGTGCAGCAGGGCCTGTTACTTTACTTCATTGGTCTGCAATTGGAACAAAGTATGTTGGCCATTACCAAATGCCGCTCCCTTTTGGCCGTCAAATATGATACACAGGTGGAGTATGACTTATTGGAATATCTGCTTACCAGTCACGAAAGTTTGAACATTTATAGGTATAGCTATCGCTCACATATTCAATTGGAGCATGTGCTGGATTTGGTGATTTTGGATGTGGAGTATGCCAGGTCCTTGACGTTTATGATCAAAAGATTGCAGAAGGATATTGCAAGGTTACCGCACTCCAGAAAGGATCAGCAGTTGACCAACTATCAAAAATATGTGTTTAGCGCCTTTTCCAAACTCCGTTTATCGGAATCTTCCAAATTATGCTTGACCAAAACGAAAAACGATGTGGTGCGGGAAGATCTGGATACCTTGTTGGAAGAACTTTCAGATTTGCTTTACAAGACCTCCCAATCCCTTACTGGAACCTATTTTAACCATACGGATAGACAAACACAAATGTTTACCCAGTCTTTTCCAATCTGAGCATGGTCTTTAATGTAACGCATATCACTACCTATAAATACAATGCACCGGTCAATTATTGCCATAACATTGCAACATTGCGCCCGCGCAAATCGGAAGGACAGGAATTGTTGGATTATAGGATTCAAATTAGCCCCAAACCCGCGGAAATTACGGAGCGTGTCGATTTTTTCGGGAATTATATTACCCGATTTTCCATTCAGATGGAGCATGATGTTCTTAAGGTCGTCACGAAGAGTAAAATAATTAGGGATTGTGGGGCGATTTATGAAAGCTACTTTTCCGAAGCCTGTAGAAAAATTACCATGGACGAGGCACTTTTTGCTTTGAACGGACATGACCCTACGGTTTTGGATGCCAAACAGTATGTTTTGGAATCCATATTCATAAGAAGAACGGATAAGAATATTAAGGAATATGCAGAACGTTCATTTCAGGGTAACCGCTCTGTATTTGATGCAGCGTATGAATTGATGCAGCGCATTTATACCGATTTTGATTTTGTTTCTGGTTTTACCAGTATATCCACCCCTATTGAAGAGGTAATGAAAGTGAAAAAAGGTGTTTGTCAGGATTTTGCACAAATTGCCATAGCCTGTATACGGTCTGTTGGTCTTCCTGCTCGATACGTAAGCGGATACATAGAAACACTTCCGCCACCGGGCAAAGAAAAACTGGTGGGTGCCGATGCCTCTCACGCATGGTTTTCCATTTTCATTCCCGGTTTTGGTTGGGTGGATTTTGACCCTACCAATAATCAAATACCCAAAGACCAGCATATTGTGGTGGGGTGGGGTAGGGACTACTATGATGTTCCACCTTTAAAGGGAGTGGTCTATGGTAGTGGAAAAAGCAAGCTTAAAGTATCTGTTGATATTGCCCGGGTGGATTAGGTCAAATGCTTTTTAAAAAAATCTATTGTTCTTTTCCAAGCCAATTCGGCCGCTTCACGGTCATATCTAGGAGTAGTGTCATTATGGAACCCGTGGTTTGCATTTTCATAGATAAATGCCTCATATTTTTTACCATGTCCCTTTAAGGCCGTTTCATAAGCTGGCCAACCTTCATTTACCCGCTTATCCAGTTCTCCAAAGTGAAGCAATAAAGGGGCATTTATTTTATCGATATCTTCCGTAGGCTGACCTCCATAAAAGGGTACAGCGGCACTTAAATCAGGTACTTTAACCGCCATCATATTGGAAATCCATCCGCCAAAACAGAAGCCAACGACCCCTACTTTACCGGTACACTCCGGATGATTTTTTAAATATTCAAAGGCAGCAATGAAATCTTCCAACATTTCATCCCTATCCCGTTTTCTTTGTAGTTCCCTACCATCATCATCATTGCCTGGATAACCACCCAATGGAGTAAGGGCATCCGGAGCAATGGAGATGAATCCGGCCAGAGCCGCACGTCTTCCAACATCCTCAATATGCGGGTTCAATCCTCTATTTTCATGCACCACAACAATGCCCGGTAGTTGACCTTCTGAATCGGCCGGTCTCGAGAGCAGGGCCTTAATGGAACCTCCTCCTTTTGGAGATTCATAATTTATATATTCCGATTTTAATTTAGGGTCATCGGGCTTTATTTGTATTTTCTTCACATAATCCGGTGAAATGAAGCCAAGCAATGAAGAAACTGTTATTCCCCCTACGGCATAGGTAGATAGTTTGTCAATAAACAACCTTCGGCTTACCCTATTGTGGGCACAGTCGTCATATAGGTCAAAAACCTCCTGTTTGATGTCCTCTTTTCTTAACTTTTTCATGGTTATGGTATTTTAATCGGCCGATTTATAAATGAATTCCACAATTCTATCCGCATTGATGAAACCTTGTCCGTGGGTCTCGTCCCATTCCTTGGACAATCCCATTTTTTGTACTTCCTCCAAGGATTTCCCAGTACCTCTAGCTTCTTTGACACGTTCCCTCAAGGTAATCAAAATTTCGGTATAATCCTTCAAATCAGACTTTGAGGAAACCGCCCCATGACCGGGAATGATTTTTGTTTCGTCGTCAATTAGTTCCAAAGCCATTTTTGTGTTCGATATCAATCCGTCAATATCACCGCCAGAACCCAGGTCCAAATAAGGGTAGCGACCACTAAAAAAATTATCGCCCATGTGAATGACATTATCTTCTGGAAAATAGTAATACGTATCCCCATCAGTATGGGCGGGATTAACATGCATAGCATGCACACTCTTTCCATTTTTTAGATGTAGGGTCATTTTGTCGTTAAAGGTAACCACTGGCCAGGCTTCCTTGGGCTGAGGTTCTTCGGCACCTTCCATACGCTTTCTTACATTCTCATGGGCAATGACCAAGGCACCTGCATTGGCCAAATTTTCATTGCCACCCGTGTGGTCTCCGTGCATGTGGGTATTGAGAACAAAATTGATAGGCTTGTCCGTTATTGTTTGAACATGGGCAACAATTTTTTCCGTGAGGGGACCAAATTGGTCATCTATGAGATAGGCGGCATCCTCCCCAATGGCCAATCCTATATTTCCTCCTGCACCAAAAAGTGCGTAAACGTTTTCGGTTAGTTTTTCGGAGGTGATTTCAACGGTACTGAAATCCCGTTGAGCCAATAATGCAGAGGTACTAAGTAACAAGAGAATAAAAGGTGATTTTAGTTTTAGCATTGGATTAATTTTAAAGTTTTGCTGAAATAGTCTTTTAGGGTTCAATGGGAAGTCTCCAGATGTTGTTTGAGTAAATCTTTTCCATAGTCATTACCGTTTGGCGTTCTTACCACGGTATGGATATGGTTTCGGGTAGGTCCTCTATCCTTTACATTGGGTACGCCCACCACGCCTTGGTGGTCAAATTCTATAAGGATAACTGGGTTATGAATTCTATAGTAAAATACCGCATCTTCGGTGGTATTCCCAATCCATGCAAACCAAGTTTCATCCCAATGCGACTTTATCTCTTCCATTTTTATTTCATGATGACCTTCTCGCATATTACTGATATATTGATCTATAAGAAATAGCAAGGCTGTTTTTTCACTAGTAGAAAGATTTTTTACGTTAAGACCTTCAAAATCCAACACTATATTATCCTTGGAAGCTTCGCCTTTGTTACTATTATGTTTTTTTTCCTTGCTTAAAGTTGCTTCTTCCTGCTGTTCTGGGGATAGTGACTGCATAAAGGAAAGGCCTAAATTTTGTTCATCCTGAAACAGAGTATTACCGGCATATTTTCCCGTTGTAGTGATAATGGGTTCTCCACCCATGAACACCGGTGACATCACAATCTGGTCACCTAGTACAAAATAGTTGATGACCAAATGATGGCCATCCAATTGCCATCCCCAGGGCTCAGTTTGCGATGGGGACCCCATAACCGTAAAGAAGTATAGCTCCTCGTCGAACATATCGGGCCTATTGTTCAATTCTGCCAAGGTTTGGTCCGTTTTCATGATGTCCCTGCTCAACTGTAGACCCTTTGCACTTAAGGATTCTTGCATAAGTTCGAATGCCAGATTTTTTTGTTTTTGGTCCATTTCCTTCAACGAAACTCCTTGTCTCGTATAAATACCATTATCTACGTTAGACCATTTACGCCATTCAAGGTCTTCGACCGGATAGGTTGTTCGGCTTAATTGCTCTTGATCAAGGCCGTTTAAGAACTGCTTGGCAGCATCAATTATAGGTTTTGTGGAAATGCCCGTAGCCTGTATAGGAAAAAGATTTTCAATTTTACCATCCGAGGTAATCACACCTTGAAATTTTTCCGCTAGGGCCTTATTCTCCATTTGTTTAAAATAGGTTCTGGCATCTCTGGTTTGTGCTTTGGTTTGGCCGTAGGATATACATAACACTAAAACCATTAAGATGTTTAATTTTTGCATTTATGAAAGGTTTGTTCAACTATTACTTAACAGGCTTGGACATTATCTTCGTATCACTTAAAATATTCATCATGAACGTATTAAAGGTATGATATAATTGTCAAATATGAGCTTTGAATGTCGTTTTGGCATTTATCTCTTCGTGGATTTAATATTTAAATATTGAAGACATATATAATTATGATAGCTTTAACAAGTTTGGATTAAACCTTTTGAGTTATTTATGGTCTTATTATTTGTACAAACAACTAAATTTTAGAACATTATGAAAAAAAATCTATCCCTAGTAGCACTTGTGTTTTGCTCAATTCTTTCTGCTCAATCTACTTGGAAGGCAGACAAAGCGCATTCAAAAGTTGGTTTTGATATTACACATCTCTTGATTTCTGAGGTAGATGGTAATTTTGATGAATTTGAAATTTCCGCTACCGCTGATGATACTTTTATGAATCCATCCTTTGATGTTTCAATCAACACTGCCAGTGTTGATACGGACAATGAAAGAAGGGACGGACATTTGAAAAGTGCCGATTTCTTTGATGTAGAAACCTATCCTACTATGACCTTTAAAACTACATCCGTTGAAAAAACGGGTGACAATACCTTTAATATGACGGGTGATTTAACCATTCATGGGGTAACGAAATCCGTTACCTTGGAAGGTAAGGTAAATGGAGTCATTACGGATCAGCGTAGTCAAAAGTTAAAAGCAGGACTTAAAATTACTGGAACCATCAATAGAATTGATTTTGGGGTAGGAGAGGAAAGTGCCGCTATTGGCAATGATGTGGACCTTACCATAAATTTGGAGATGGCACAAAAATAAAAAGTATAAGAAAAATAAAAGCCCACTTCTAATGGGTTTTTTTATGTCTGTAGATTACAAGGAAAGTGCCTACTGTATACAGTTTTATTTTGCTTAAGGATAAAAAATTACAGCTCTTGGGAATACAAAAAGCGATTAATCTCCAATTTAATCCGATACCGCACTTATTCATTTCATATGACATAAGATTATCGAGGTTTATGTTGGATATTATGCTACTATTGGCCCTGTTTTTAAAGTGAACCATATAATTTCGGCTTAGATTTTTATAAATGTATTTTGAACACGTAATATTAGTTATAAGTGGCACAATTATTTTAAATAGCGCCATAAATGGGGTATATTTGAAGCTTAAAGTATACTGGTAGAAATTAAAAATTAAAGAACCTATTAATACATGAACCAAGAAATTGATCAATTAGCGGCGGATAATATAAGAGCATTGGCCGTAGCTATGGTAGAAAAGGCAAATTCTGGACATCCAGGTGGACCCATGGGAGGAGCCGACTATATGCATATTTTATATTCGGAATTTTTTAATTACGATCCAGCGGATATGCACTGGCCGTTCCGTGACCGCTTCTTTATGGACGCGGGCCACCTTTCTACCTTAATGTACGCACAGTATTATTTGTTGGGAAATTATAAAAAAGACGACATTGCCAATTTTAGACAATGGGAATCTGTAACACCGGGACATCCGGAAGTTGATGTTGCGAGGGGCATTGAAAATACATCGGGTCCTCTTGGTCAAGGACACACCATGGGTGTAGGGGCTGCTATTGCAGCGAAGTTTTTACAGGCTCGTTTTGGGGATTGGATGAACCATAAGGTTTATGGGTTTATTTCTGATGGTGGTGTTCAAGAGGAAATTTCCCAAGGAGCGGGGCGTATTGCCGGACACTTGGGATTGAACAATTTTATTATGTTCTACGATGCCAATGATGTGCAACTTTCGTCCAAGACCGATGAGGTAACCTCTGAAGATACAGCCAAAAAATATGAAGCTTGGGGTTGGAAGGTCGTTACAATTGATGGTCACGATCATGACCAGATCAGAAAAGCCCTGACAGATGCCAATGCGGAAACCGAAAAGCCAACTTTGATTATAGGTCATACCATTATGGGTAAGGGTTGTGTTACAGCAGATGGGGAGATGTATGAAGGGCACACTGAGCTTCACGGTAAACCCATTGGGGATACTGGTGCCGACTATGAAATGACCCTTAAGAATTTAGGTGCGGATGTTGAAAATCCTTTCGATATCTTTCAAAAAGTAGCAGAATTTTATGAGGATGTAGTAGGAAGAAAAAGAGCTGCTGCCCATGCCAAAAAATTGGAAATCGATGCGTGGAGAGCTGAAAATATGGAGCTCTCAAGCAAATTGGATAGCTTTTTCGATGGTAAGTTACCTCAATTGGATTTTGGTTCCATCGCCCAGAAGGAGGGTCAGGCTACAAGAGCGGCATCGTCCAATGTACTGGCCTATTTGGCAGAAAACGTTGAGAACATGATTGTTTCTTCAGCAGATTTATCCAACAGTGATAAAACGGATGGTTTCCTTAAAAAGACCTCCATTCTTAAAAAGGGCGATTTTTCTGGAGCTTTTTTACAGGCCGGTGTTGCGGAATTGACCATGGCGGCCCTGGCGAACGGTATAGCCCTTCACGGGGGAATTATTCCGGTTGTTGCTACATTCTTCGTATTCTCGGATTATATGAAACCGGCAATTCGTTTAAGTGCCATTCAAGAATTGCCCGTTAAATTTGTCTGGACACACGATGCCTTTAGGGTAGGTGAAGATGGTCCTACGCATCAGCCCATAGAACAAGAGGCACAGATACGATTATTGGAAAAATTGAAAAACCACAGTCATGAGCAAAGCTTTGTTGCCTTGCGCCCTGCGGATTCCCAAGAAACCAATGTGGCTTGGAAAATGGCCATTGAAAATAGAAAGACTCCTACTGGACTAATATTGTCCAGACAGAATATAAAGGATGTGCCCGCCCAATCCGGTAATCGCTATGAAGAAGCATTGGGTGCTGAAAAAGGAGGGTATCTGGTGCAGGAAACAAATGACCCTGATGTAATTCTTATTGCCAATGGTTCAGAAGTGTCTACGCTCGTGGATGCTTCAAAATTATTGGAGGAAAAGAAAAATCTAAAGGTCAATATAGCATCTATCCCATCCGAAGGAATTTTTAGGCAGCAACCAAAGGAATATCAGGAAAAAGTGATTCCTGGCAATAAACCTGTATTTGGATTGACTGCTGGCTTGCCCGTTAATCTGGAAGGTTTGGCTGGTCCAAATGGAAAGGTTTTCGGACTTGAGCATTTTGGATATTCTGCTCCCGCAGGTGTATTGGATGAAAAATTTGGATTTACGGGAGATCAGGTTTATGAACAAGTAATAGAATTTTTGAACAAGTAAAACAGAAATAAAATGAAATTTTTTATAGATACAGCGAATTTAGATGAAATAAAAGAAGCTCAGGACATGGGGGTTTTGGATGGTGTAACCACCAATCCGTCCCTAATGGCCAAAGAAGGTATTACCGGAACGGAAAATATCATGAATCATTACAAAAAAATATGTAATTTGGTAGATGGTCATGTGAGCGCAGAGGTTATTTCCACGGATTTTGATGGAATGGTAGAGGAAGGTGAAAAATTGGCAGCGCTAAACCCTCAGATTGTAGTGAAACTTCCTATGATTGCTGAAGGAGTAAAAGCGTGTAAATATTTTTCGGATAAGGGAATCAAGACCAATGTAACCCTAGTTTTCTCGGCCGGTCAAGCCTTATTGGCGGCAAAAGCGGGGGCAACGTATGTTTCCCCTTTTATCGGACGATTGGATGATATCTCTACGGATGGTTTGGGGTTGATAGCTGATATTCGTCTTATTTATGACAATTACGGTTTTGAAACCGAAATTTTGGCTGCATCCGTAAGACACATTATGCACGTATTGGATTGTGCCAAAATAGGTGCAGATGTAATGACAGGTCCTTTATCCGCTATTAAGGGGCTTCTAAAACATCCATTGACCGATAGTGGTCTTGCTAAATTCCTTGAAGATTACAAGAAAGGAAACTAAAATATGGATTATATATAATCTAAAAAACACCCAGCTTGTTGGGTGTTTTTTTTGGCTTTGGGTTAAAAAAGGATGTTATTGGCTTCCCCGAGTATAATAAGTAAATTTACAGGTAGCCTAAGAGATATTAAAATGCACAAATTATTCAGGATCTTTTTGTCAATTGTCGCAGGTGTGGGTTTGGTGGCGTGTAAGCAGGAGGTAAAGAAGGAAACGGAAAGTTCAAAATCCGGAAGGGAGATTTCAAACGTCATTAATAACGATTCAGTCCTATTGGTAGAAAAACCCAATGATGTTGACACCCCAGAGGGTATGGTTTGGATTCCGGGCGGAGAGTTGAAACAAGGGGCCGTTCCCCAGGACAAAATGGCCATGCAACACGAAAAGCCGGCCATAAATGTTTTGGTCGATGGTTTCTTTATGGATATCACCGAAGTGACGAATGCACAATTCGAGAAATTTGTAAACGAGACGGGTTATGTGACCACGGCAGAAAGAGCAATCGATTGGGAGGAATTAAAGAAGCAGGTTCCCGAAGGAACGGAGAAGCCCCATGATTCGGTCTTGCAGCCCGGTGCGTTGACCTTTAAAAAAACAAAAACCTCAGTACCCAATCTTTACGATTTTTCACAATGGTGGAATTGGACCATAGGTGCGGATTGGAAACATCCAAACGGACCTGAAAGTAATATTATAGGTAAGGAAAACTACCCGGTTGTACAAATATCCTATGAGGATGCTTTGGCCTACTGCCAATGGGCCGGAAGACGATTACCAACGGAGGCTGAGTGGGAGCTAGCCGCTAGGGCAGGGAAGAAGGGTACAACATTCTTTTGGGGAGACGATATTTCGGTTCTTCAACAAAGGGCGAATACTTGGGAAGGGGAGTTCCCGGTAACAAACACCAAAGCAGATGGGTTCGAATTTAGGGCACCGGTCAAATCGTATCCCCCAAACGACTATGGGCTTTATGATATGGCGGGCAATGTTTGGGAGTGGACAAGTGATTGGTACAATACCAATTACTATAAGGAGGTTAAAGCTATGGGTGAGGTTCAAAAGAATCCGCAGGGTGCCACAAAGCCATTTACCCCTAATAATCCCTATGCCAAGGAGAAGGT
This window of the Maribacter cobaltidurans genome carries:
- a CDS encoding circularly permuted type 2 ATP-grasp protein, which translates into the protein MSTTTKTSWLNSYSTTLGNDEVFNPNNEVKGYWKKLFSGFDKLGENGLSGRQKDIDWLLLENGVTYNVYNDPQGMHRPWNLNVVPLIMHQNEWQNVEAGLKQRAELLNLVLKDVYSERRLIKDGIIPHEVIYGHRGFLRQCSGIEYTTEKLLSIYAADLARGTDGRLWVVNDRTEAPSGMGYALENRSTTSRTLPEMYSKMNVSRLSVFFRDFHQMLIDSSPIKRDNPNIVILTPGSHNETYFEHAFMASFLGYPLVQGNDLVVRDGFLWMKSLQGLKRIDVVLRRVDDAFSDPLELREDSHLGVAGLLDVVRRKNVSVINPVGSGVIENPGLIPFMPAIARYFLNEELILPQIASWWCGQEKEKNYVLNNLSNLVIKRIDRTNRESIYFGKFLSLAELDSLKEKIKERPYRFVAQEQINFSTAPNLLGSTLTPRNVVTRAFSIASGNHYSVMPGGLVRVAPDSKTVRVSNQRGGTSKDFWVVENQPVKEDKNRNWEQKSSIAISGLDDLPSLTAENLFWAGRYVGRTLVNARFIRTVMRQLAMAQNMDTKPDSVKLQVLLKAVTHLTGTYPGFSEKAKEGKPAMENPYEEMLSVIRDKDRVGSLAHTIGMFSNSYYSIRNLWSSDMWRVFENIQKLWQNFQDEENPSILKILKVLNQLITRLIAFMGLIEESIMVQQGLLLYFIGLQLEQSMLAITKCRSLLAVKYDTQVEYDLLEYLLTSHESLNIYRYSYRSHIQLEHVLDLVILDVEYARSLTFMIKRLQKDIARLPHSRKDQQLTNYQKYVFSAFSKLRLSESSKLCLTKTKNDVVREDLDTLLEELSDLLYKTSQSLTGTYFNHTDRQTQMFTQSFPI
- a CDS encoding transglutaminase family protein produces the protein MVFNVTHITTYKYNAPVNYCHNIATLRPRKSEGQELLDYRIQISPKPAEITERVDFFGNYITRFSIQMEHDVLKVVTKSKIIRDCGAIYESYFSEACRKITMDEALFALNGHDPTVLDAKQYVLESIFIRRTDKNIKEYAERSFQGNRSVFDAAYELMQRIYTDFDFVSGFTSISTPIEEVMKVKKGVCQDFAQIAIACIRSVGLPARYVSGYIETLPPPGKEKLVGADASHAWFSIFIPGFGWVDFDPTNNQIPKDQHIVVGWGRDYYDVPPLKGVVYGSGKSKLKVSVDIARVD
- a CDS encoding dienelactone hydrolase family protein — its product is MKKLRKEDIKQEVFDLYDDCAHNRVSRRLFIDKLSTYAVGGITVSSLLGFISPDYVKKIQIKPDDPKLKSEYINYESPKGGGSIKALLSRPADSEGQLPGIVVVHENRGLNPHIEDVGRRAALAGFISIAPDALTPLGGYPGNDDDGRELQRKRDRDEMLEDFIAAFEYLKNHPECTGKVGVVGFCFGGWISNMMAVKVPDLSAAVPFYGGQPTEDIDKINAPLLLHFGELDKRVNEGWPAYETALKGHGKKYEAFIYENANHGFHNDTTPRYDREAAELAWKRTIDFFKKHLT
- a CDS encoding MBL fold metallo-hydrolase; translation: MLKLKSPFILLLLSTSALLAQRDFSTVEITSEKLTENVYALFGAGGNIGLAIGEDAAYLIDDQFGPLTEKIVAHVQTITDKPINFVLNTHMHGDHTGGNENLANAGALVIAHENVRKRMEGAEEPQPKEAWPVVTFNDKMTLHLKNGKSVHAMHVNPAHTDGDTYYYFPEDNVIHMGDNFFSGRYPYLDLGSGGDIDGLISNTKMALELIDDETKIIPGHGAVSSKSDLKDYTEILITLRERVKEARGTGKSLEEVQKMGLSKEWDETHGQGFINADRIVEFIYKSAD
- a CDS encoding DUF3500 domain-containing protein, producing MQKLNILMVLVLCISYGQTKAQTRDARTYFKQMENKALAEKFQGVITSDGKIENLFPIQATGISTKPIIDAAKQFLNGLDQEQLSRTTYPVEDLEWRKWSNVDNGIYTRQGVSLKEMDQKQKNLAFELMQESLSAKGLQLSRDIMKTDQTLAELNNRPDMFDEELYFFTVMGSPSQTEPWGWQLDGHHLVINYFVLGDQIVMSPVFMGGEPIITTTGKYAGNTLFQDEQNLGLSFMQSLSPEQQEEATLSKEKKHNSNKGEASKDNIVLDFEGLNVKNLSTSEKTALLFLIDQYISNMREGHHEIKMEEIKSHWDETWFAWIGNTTEDAVFYYRIHNPVILIEFDHQGVVGVPNVKDRGPTRNHIHTVVRTPNGNDYGKDLLKQHLETSH
- a CDS encoding YceI family protein, with translation MKKNLSLVALVFCSILSAQSTWKADKAHSKVGFDITHLLISEVDGNFDEFEISATADDTFMNPSFDVSINTASVDTDNERRDGHLKSADFFDVETYPTMTFKTTSVEKTGDNTFNMTGDLTIHGVTKSVTLEGKVNGVITDQRSQKLKAGLKITGTINRIDFGVGEESAAIGNDVDLTINLEMAQK
- a CDS encoding transketolase family protein, which produces MNQEIDQLAADNIRALAVAMVEKANSGHPGGPMGGADYMHILYSEFFNYDPADMHWPFRDRFFMDAGHLSTLMYAQYYLLGNYKKDDIANFRQWESVTPGHPEVDVARGIENTSGPLGQGHTMGVGAAIAAKFLQARFGDWMNHKVYGFISDGGVQEEISQGAGRIAGHLGLNNFIMFYDANDVQLSSKTDEVTSEDTAKKYEAWGWKVVTIDGHDHDQIRKALTDANAETEKPTLIIGHTIMGKGCVTADGEMYEGHTELHGKPIGDTGADYEMTLKNLGADVENPFDIFQKVAEFYEDVVGRKRAAAHAKKLEIDAWRAENMELSSKLDSFFDGKLPQLDFGSIAQKEGQATRAASSNVLAYLAENVENMIVSSADLSNSDKTDGFLKKTSILKKGDFSGAFLQAGVAELTMAALANGIALHGGIIPVVATFFVFSDYMKPAIRLSAIQELPVKFVWTHDAFRVGEDGPTHQPIEQEAQIRLLEKLKNHSHEQSFVALRPADSQETNVAWKMAIENRKTPTGLILSRQNIKDVPAQSGNRYEEALGAEKGGYLVQETNDPDVILIANGSEVSTLVDASKLLEEKKNLKVNIASIPSEGIFRQQPKEYQEKVIPGNKPVFGLTAGLPVNLEGLAGPNGKVFGLEHFGYSAPAGVLDEKFGFTGDQVYEQVIEFLNK
- the fsa gene encoding fructose-6-phosphate aldolase, which gives rise to MKFFIDTANLDEIKEAQDMGVLDGVTTNPSLMAKEGITGTENIMNHYKKICNLVDGHVSAEVISTDFDGMVEEGEKLAALNPQIVVKLPMIAEGVKACKYFSDKGIKTNVTLVFSAGQALLAAKAGATYVSPFIGRLDDISTDGLGLIADIRLIYDNYGFETEILAASVRHIMHVLDCAKIGADVMTGPLSAIKGLLKHPLTDSGLAKFLEDYKKGN